A genome region from Microbacterium terricola includes the following:
- a CDS encoding VanZ family protein — MTDTRTQPSVSTETSTVPTLRTRDAARPTRRRVARVLIAVYLLALALIAFWPQPVDRDLSDVLQAVTRALPWLSYEVIEFSANVLLFVPFGVLLALAAPRLRAFVVPIGLAASVVIELGQAVLLSERTPSLLDVVANTAGAAIGLGLVLVIERFRAP, encoded by the coding sequence ATGACCGATACCCGCACGCAGCCGTCTGTGTCGACGGAGACGTCCACCGTGCCGACCCTGCGGACGAGGGATGCTGCCCGCCCGACGCGGCGCCGAGTCGCACGGGTGCTCATCGCCGTGTACCTGCTGGCCCTTGCGCTCATCGCGTTCTGGCCGCAGCCCGTCGACCGCGATCTGTCGGATGTGCTCCAGGCGGTGACGCGCGCGCTGCCATGGCTGAGCTACGAGGTGATCGAGTTCAGCGCGAACGTCCTGCTCTTCGTGCCCTTCGGAGTGCTTCTTGCGCTCGCCGCGCCGCGCCTGCGTGCGTTCGTCGTGCCGATCGGCCTTGCCGCATCCGTCGTGATCGAGCTCGGTCAGGCCGTGCTGCTGAGCGAGCGCACGCCGAGCCTGCTCGATGTCGTCGCGAACACGGCAGGCGCGGCGATAGGGCTCGGGCTCGTTCTGGTGATCGAGCGGTTTCGCGCGCCCTGA
- a CDS encoding leucine-rich repeat domain-containing protein — MLNPKQSLLRRALPAMLAAALVLAGAVSPASALVPSVTAPIAASFKSGIKVGSFTYEIDTVARTATLTGWNGKRKTTITVPATIKAGDKTYKVTRIGYGAFAGPVWYVLPGPSPVPATKAVIPSGVKWIDDYAFYGNHITSFSIPGSVDYIGTSALDQDEIGHSGWLRKVTFRGDAPTMSELGEHICSPGGCEYNGAAPLGIGNGLIVYYKTGAEGFTTPIWAGYLTARGGTKAVPTGYGPRAQELMVSLDRDAVSGAQLTARLRAWAVGGKLAPQPTKLTFLWQLRQDDGTWKKIGSGKTATVPTGSAGKPLRILTIAKGPGTRESVLQLGLYSVRFTFTTKPKPKITLPTGVTTAKVGTKLTATGASAKSWSPDADNVSYRWYRNGTAITKGGGSKTYTVTSADLGKKLTVRATATKDGYAKSTRLSDALTAPK; from the coding sequence ATGCTCAACCCGAAGCAGTCCCTCCTTCGTCGCGCCCTGCCTGCGATGCTCGCGGCAGCACTCGTGCTGGCCGGCGCCGTGTCGCCCGCGAGCGCCTTGGTGCCCTCCGTCACCGCACCGATCGCGGCGAGCTTCAAGTCCGGCATCAAGGTCGGCTCGTTCACCTACGAGATCGACACGGTCGCGCGCACCGCGACACTCACCGGCTGGAACGGCAAGCGCAAGACGACGATCACCGTCCCGGCGACGATCAAGGCGGGCGACAAGACCTACAAGGTGACCAGGATCGGATATGGCGCGTTCGCCGGTCCGGTCTGGTATGTGCTGCCAGGCCCGTCCCCTGTCCCCGCCACCAAGGCGGTGATTCCATCCGGCGTCAAGTGGATCGACGACTACGCGTTCTATGGGAACCACATCACGTCATTCTCGATTCCGGGGAGCGTGGACTACATCGGCACGAGCGCCCTGGATCAGGACGAGATCGGACACTCCGGCTGGCTGCGAAAAGTGACGTTCCGCGGCGATGCGCCGACCATGTCCGAGCTCGGCGAGCACATCTGCTCACCAGGAGGCTGCGAGTACAACGGCGCGGCGCCGCTGGGCATCGGCAACGGCCTCATCGTCTACTACAAGACGGGGGCCGAGGGGTTCACGACACCGATCTGGGCGGGCTACCTGACCGCCCGTGGAGGCACCAAGGCGGTTCCGACCGGCTACGGACCTCGCGCCCAGGAGCTCATGGTTTCCCTCGATCGCGATGCCGTCAGTGGTGCACAGCTGACCGCAAGACTGCGGGCCTGGGCCGTGGGCGGCAAGCTCGCACCGCAGCCCACGAAGCTCACGTTCCTGTGGCAGTTGCGACAGGACGACGGAACATGGAAGAAAATCGGCAGCGGCAAGACGGCAACGGTGCCGACGGGCAGTGCCGGCAAGCCGCTGCGCATCCTGACGATCGCGAAGGGCCCGGGAACGCGCGAGTCGGTTCTCCAACTCGGCCTCTATAGCGTGCGCTTCACCTTCACCACGAAGCCGAAACCGAAGATCACGCTGCCGACTGGAGTGACGACCGCGAAGGTCGGCACGAAGCTGACCGCAACCGGCGCAAGCGCCAAGAGCTGGTCGCCCGACGCAGACAACGTCAGCTATCGCTGGTACCGCAATGGCACGGCGATCACGAAGGGCGGCGGATCGAAGACCTACACGGTGACGTCCGCCGACCTCGGCAAGAAGCTCACCGTCCGCGCGACGGCCACCAAGGACGGCTACGCCAAGTCGACACGACTCTCAGACGCGCTCACTGCGCCGAAGTAG
- a CDS encoding UDP-glucose dehydrogenase family protein, producing MRLSVIGCGYLGAVHAAAMASIGHDVVGIDVDERKIESLSKGEAPFFEPGLPEILAEGIASGRLRFTTDMAEARGAKVHFVGVGTPQQRDSYAADLTYVNAAIDGLLPYLEPGDLVAGKSTVPVGTAADLAERVAPTGATLVWNPEFLREGFAVKDTVDPDRLVVGVPTSTGSVSGSGSTTDSVDEGERAAQILREVYHPSVAKGTPFIVTDYATAELVKVSANAFLATKISFINAMAEIAEVTGADVTTLADAIGHDVRIGRRFLGAGIGFGGGCLPKDIRAFSARAEELGRGESVAFLREVDAINLRRRDRAVDLVVAGLGGAVFKKNITVLGAAFKPHSDDIRDSPALDVAVRLHGLGAWVTITDPAAIENAQRLHPQLNYVADRDEALRGADAVIVVTEWDEYRRELSPEHAASLATGRVVVDGRNCLDAAAWRAAGWEYYGMGRP from the coding sequence ATGCGTCTGTCTGTCATCGGCTGCGGCTACCTCGGAGCAGTTCACGCGGCCGCGATGGCCTCGATCGGCCACGACGTGGTCGGCATCGACGTCGATGAGCGCAAGATCGAGTCGCTGTCGAAGGGCGAGGCGCCCTTCTTCGAGCCGGGCCTCCCCGAGATCCTGGCCGAGGGCATCGCGTCGGGGCGTCTGCGCTTCACGACCGACATGGCCGAGGCGCGGGGCGCCAAGGTCCACTTCGTCGGGGTGGGCACACCTCAGCAGCGGGACAGCTACGCGGCGGACCTCACGTACGTGAACGCGGCCATCGACGGGCTGCTCCCGTACCTCGAGCCGGGCGACCTCGTCGCCGGCAAGTCGACGGTGCCGGTGGGTACCGCAGCAGACCTCGCCGAGCGCGTCGCGCCGACCGGAGCGACGTTGGTCTGGAACCCGGAGTTCCTGCGCGAAGGCTTCGCCGTGAAGGACACCGTCGACCCCGACCGTCTCGTGGTCGGAGTGCCCACTTCGACAGGCTCAGTGAGCGGGAGCGGCTCAACGACCGACAGCGTCGACGAAGGCGAGCGCGCGGCTCAGATCCTCCGCGAGGTGTATCACCCGTCGGTGGCCAAGGGCACGCCTTTCATCGTGACCGACTACGCCACCGCCGAGCTCGTGAAGGTCTCGGCCAACGCGTTCCTGGCGACCAAGATCAGCTTCATCAACGCGATGGCCGAGATCGCCGAGGTCACCGGCGCCGACGTCACCACCCTGGCCGACGCCATCGGTCACGATGTTCGTATCGGCCGCCGCTTCCTCGGCGCCGGCATCGGCTTTGGGGGCGGCTGCCTGCCGAAGGACATCCGCGCCTTCTCGGCACGCGCCGAAGAGCTCGGGCGCGGCGAGTCCGTCGCGTTCCTGCGCGAGGTCGACGCGATCAACCTCCGTCGTCGCGACCGCGCCGTCGACCTCGTCGTCGCCGGCCTCGGCGGCGCGGTGTTCAAGAAGAACATCACCGTGCTCGGAGCCGCCTTCAAGCCGCACTCCGACGACATCCGCGACTCCCCTGCCCTGGATGTCGCGGTGCGCCTGCACGGCCTCGGCGCCTGGGTGACGATCACGGATCCGGCCGCGATCGAGAACGCCCAGCGCCTGCACCCTCAGCTGAACTACGTCGCCGATCGCGACGAGGCGCTGCGTGGCGCGGATGCTGTCATCGTCGTCACCGAATGGGACGAGTACCGTCGCGAACTCTCGCCGGAGCACGCAGCATCCCTCGCGACCGGCCGAGTCGTGGTCGACGGCCGCAACTGCCTCGATGCCGCGGCCTGGCGCGCCGCCGGCTGGGAGTACTACGGGATGGGTCGGCCGTAG
- a CDS encoding GDP-L-fucose synthase family protein: MTASDGLDYTPDELDRDATFYVAGHRGLVGSAIVRKLEASGFENIVGKSSAELDLKDRDAVFAYLSEIKPKYVVLAAAKVGGILANSTFPVDFLSDNIRIQTNVLDAALANDVERVAFLGSSCIYPKFAEQPIREDSLLTGHLEPTNDAYAIAKIAGILQTQAVRRQYGLPWISAMPTNLYGPNDNFSPKGSHVLPALIRRYDEAAASDAPSVTNWGTGTPRREFLHSDDMADAVLHLMEHYDGPEQVNVGTGSDVTIREIAETIADVVGFDGKTEWDTTKPDGTPQKLLDVSKLAAAGWTAQISLEEGLDRTVAWYRDHVGTIRE, encoded by the coding sequence ATGACCGCGAGCGACGGCCTCGACTACACGCCGGACGAACTCGACCGCGACGCCACCTTCTACGTCGCGGGGCACCGAGGACTCGTCGGCTCGGCAATCGTGCGCAAGCTCGAGGCTTCGGGGTTCGAGAACATCGTCGGCAAGAGCTCGGCGGAACTCGACCTGAAGGATCGCGATGCGGTCTTCGCGTACCTGTCCGAGATCAAGCCGAAGTACGTGGTGCTCGCCGCGGCAAAGGTCGGCGGCATCCTCGCCAACAGCACGTTCCCGGTGGACTTCCTGAGCGACAACATCCGCATCCAGACGAATGTGCTCGACGCGGCGCTCGCGAACGACGTGGAGCGCGTCGCGTTCCTCGGTTCGTCGTGCATCTACCCGAAGTTCGCCGAGCAGCCGATCCGCGAGGACTCGCTGCTGACCGGACATCTCGAGCCCACAAACGATGCCTATGCGATTGCGAAGATCGCCGGCATCCTGCAGACGCAGGCCGTGCGTCGCCAGTATGGGCTGCCCTGGATCTCGGCGATGCCGACGAACCTATACGGGCCGAACGACAACTTCTCACCGAAGGGCTCGCACGTGCTACCGGCGCTGATCCGGCGCTACGACGAGGCCGCAGCATCCGACGCCCCATCTGTCACGAACTGGGGAACCGGGACGCCGCGACGTGAGTTCCTTCACTCCGACGACATGGCCGATGCTGTGCTGCACCTGATGGAGCACTACGACGGACCGGAGCAGGTGAACGTCGGCACGGGGTCTGATGTGACTATCCGGGAGATTGCCGAGACCATCGCGGATGTCGTCGGCTTCGACGGCAAGACCGAGTGGGACACCACAAAGCCCGACGGCACGCCGCAGAAGCTGCTCGATGTCTCCAAGCTCGCGGCTGCCGGCTGGACGGCGCAGATCAGCCTCGAAGAGGGCCTCGACCGCACAGTCGCCTGGTACCGCGACCACGTCGGCACTATCCGGGAGTAG
- the gmd gene encoding GDP-mannose 4,6-dehydratase, whose product MTKRALITGITGQDGSYLAELLLAKGYEVHGLIRRASTFNTARIDHLYVDPHDPEAKLFLHYGDLSDGARMVTMLSEINPDEVYNLAAQSHVRVSFDEPEHTADTTGTGTIRLLEAVRLSGIHTRFYQASTSELYGATPPPQNEETPFYPRSPYAAAKLYSYWITKNYREAYDMFAVNGILFNHESPRRGETFVTRKITRAVARIKAGTQKDLYLGNLDSIRDWGYAAEYVEGMWKMLQVDEPEDFVLATGVGYTIRDFLETSFGHVGLDWQEFVKFDERYLRPTEVDALIGDPAKAADKLGWVPTIHGDELARLMVDADITALAEGHQWIDTVKLPSWGTV is encoded by the coding sequence ATGACCAAGCGCGCTCTCATCACCGGAATCACCGGACAGGACGGCTCCTATCTCGCAGAGCTGCTGCTCGCGAAGGGATATGAAGTGCACGGCCTGATCCGCCGCGCCTCGACGTTCAACACCGCGCGCATCGATCACCTCTATGTCGACCCGCATGACCCTGAGGCCAAGCTCTTCCTGCACTACGGCGACCTGAGTGACGGCGCACGTATGGTCACGATGCTGTCTGAGATCAACCCCGACGAGGTCTACAACCTCGCTGCACAGTCGCACGTGCGCGTCTCGTTCGACGAGCCTGAGCACACGGCCGACACGACCGGAACCGGCACGATCCGCCTGCTCGAGGCCGTGCGCCTGTCCGGCATCCACACGCGCTTCTATCAGGCGTCGACCTCCGAGCTCTACGGAGCGACCCCACCCCCACAGAACGAGGAGACGCCGTTCTACCCGCGGTCGCCGTACGCCGCGGCGAAGCTGTACAGCTACTGGATCACGAAGAACTACCGCGAGGCGTACGACATGTTCGCGGTCAACGGCATCCTCTTCAATCACGAGTCCCCGCGCCGCGGCGAGACCTTCGTGACGCGCAAGATCACGCGCGCTGTGGCGCGCATCAAGGCGGGTACCCAGAAGGACCTGTATCTCGGCAACCTCGACTCGATCCGCGACTGGGGCTACGCCGCAGAGTACGTCGAGGGCATGTGGAAGATGCTGCAGGTCGACGAGCCGGAAGACTTTGTGCTCGCGACGGGTGTCGGCTACACGATCAGAGACTTCCTCGAGACCTCGTTCGGGCATGTCGGACTCGACTGGCAGGAGTTCGTGAAGTTCGACGAGCGCTACCTGCGGCCGACCGAGGTCGACGCGCTGATCGGCGACCCGGCGAAGGCCGCAGACAAGCTCGGGTGGGTGCCGACCATCCACGGCGACGAGCTTGCCCGACTCATGGTCGACGCTGACATCACCGCTCTGGCCGAAGGTCACCAGTGGATCGACACGGTGAAGCTCCCCTCGTGGGGAACGGTATGA
- a CDS encoding glycosyltransferase family 4 protein: MSRQSRRVLVLGLNYPPEQTGISPYTGAMARGIVGRGYETRALTAHPHYPEWEVRQGYGQWARTEGVDGVRVTRLRHYVPSRPSGLRRAFSELTFGVRQATRRWGGPDAVVAVSPALISTLVAQVRARLLHRNTPFVVWVQDLYSLGLKETGQPDGLTVRMMVRLEGLVLRRATRVVVIHDRFARRVHEDFGVPLDRIDVVRNWTHLPSTAPVERIEARAALGWSVDETIVLHAGNMGVKQGLGNVVEAARLAHEQKHAMRFVFLGGGSEREHLIAQAGDLGTVTFLDALSDTEFASALQAADVLLVNEKPGVAEMAVPSKLTSYFAAGRPVLAATDRSGITAEEIGRSCAGVVVPAGDPQALLDGALQIAFDSAAADAMGAAGRRFRDTVLDEETAIDAFDALLTRVIDGDDLLSRVPEPANRDHAH; this comes from the coding sequence GTGTCGCGTCAGTCACGCCGAGTGCTCGTGCTCGGGCTCAACTATCCCCCGGAACAGACCGGTATTTCGCCGTACACCGGCGCGATGGCCCGGGGGATCGTCGGTCGCGGCTATGAGACTCGGGCGCTGACTGCGCACCCCCATTATCCGGAATGGGAGGTGAGACAAGGCTACGGGCAATGGGCGCGCACGGAGGGCGTCGACGGTGTGCGCGTCACCCGCCTTCGTCACTATGTACCCTCCCGCCCATCGGGCCTTCGCCGCGCCTTCTCCGAACTCACTTTCGGCGTGCGTCAGGCGACACGCCGCTGGGGAGGTCCGGACGCTGTCGTCGCGGTGTCACCGGCACTGATCTCCACGTTGGTCGCACAAGTGCGCGCGCGCCTGCTCCATCGCAATACTCCCTTCGTCGTGTGGGTGCAGGATCTTTACAGCCTCGGCCTCAAGGAGACTGGTCAGCCCGATGGGCTGACCGTGCGGATGATGGTGCGACTCGAGGGTCTGGTCTTGCGCCGGGCAACGCGTGTGGTCGTCATTCACGACCGCTTCGCTCGCCGGGTTCACGAGGACTTCGGTGTGCCGCTCGATCGGATCGACGTCGTCCGCAACTGGACGCATCTGCCCTCGACGGCACCCGTCGAACGCATCGAGGCGCGTGCCGCGCTCGGGTGGTCGGTCGACGAGACGATCGTCCTCCACGCGGGCAACATGGGCGTGAAGCAGGGGCTCGGCAACGTCGTCGAGGCTGCCAGGCTCGCTCACGAGCAGAAACACGCGATGCGATTCGTGTTCCTCGGCGGCGGTTCAGAGCGCGAGCATCTCATCGCTCAGGCGGGGGACCTCGGCACCGTAACGTTCCTCGACGCGCTGTCCGACACCGAGTTCGCGTCGGCGCTGCAGGCCGCGGACGTCCTGCTCGTGAACGAAAAGCCGGGCGTCGCCGAGATGGCAGTGCCCAGCAAGCTCACCTCCTACTTCGCCGCCGGCCGGCCCGTGCTGGCGGCCACCGACCGGTCCGGGATTACCGCCGAAGAGATCGGGCGCTCCTGTGCCGGAGTGGTGGTGCCTGCCGGAGACCCGCAGGCTCTTCTGGACGGTGCCCTCCAAATCGCGTTCGACTCCGCCGCCGCAGACGCCATGGGCGCGGCCGGCCGTCGTTTCCGCGATACGGTACTGGACGAGGAAACGGCGATCGATGCATTCGACGCGCTGCTGACTCGCGTCATCGATGGCGATGATCTGCTCAGCCGAGTTCCCGAACCGGCCAATCGCGACCACGCTCACTGA
- a CDS encoding acetyltransferase, with amino-acid sequence MDDVPIIDLSKAPGERAAWDRPSWQVYLWGICELLFVTNPWQISSGLRIRVLRAFGAEIGRGVIFRPRTRVKFPWKLHIGDRSWIGEGVWFHNQDHIYVGHDVVISQETFLTTGSHAHRRDMALITRPIRVESGAWITARCMVLGGAVVGRSAVVEPMSVVRGVVGAGERWGGDPFLQRGPRW; translated from the coding sequence GTGGACGACGTGCCGATCATCGATCTCTCGAAGGCACCCGGTGAGCGCGCCGCGTGGGATCGTCCGTCGTGGCAGGTGTATCTCTGGGGGATCTGCGAGCTGTTGTTCGTCACGAACCCCTGGCAGATCAGCTCCGGACTGCGGATACGCGTGCTTCGCGCATTTGGCGCCGAGATCGGTCGCGGCGTGATCTTCCGGCCGCGCACGCGGGTGAAGTTCCCGTGGAAGCTGCACATCGGCGATCGCTCCTGGATCGGCGAGGGCGTCTGGTTCCACAACCAGGACCACATCTATGTGGGGCACGATGTCGTGATCTCGCAGGAAACGTTCTTGACGACGGGGAGTCACGCGCATCGGCGTGACATGGCGCTGATTACCCGGCCAATTCGTGTCGAGTCGGGCGCGTGGATCACGGCGCGGTGCATGGTGCTGGGGGGCGCGGTCGTTGGCAGATCGGCGGTCGTCGAGCCGATGTCAGTGGTGCGAGGTGTAGTCGGCGCGGGCGAGCGATGGGGCGGCGATCCATTCCTGCAACGGGGACCCAGATGGTGA
- a CDS encoding glycosyltransferase, with amino-acid sequence MVNDGRPLRILHIVGHVSPARRYGGPNSVAIAQATALRSRGHEVTIVAGSEGYELGRTEIDGISAVLFPSVPTVTRSFAHRTAPGLRTWVRRNSQAFDISHVHLARDFVTTRAAAALKAPMVVQPHGMLTRRSLSHAAFDKLVTRRLVARARMVMALNPLELSQLRNDFIGIAACVVTNAVAVKPEVRKDDDPPTILYLARLHERKRPEVFARAAIISRREGLVARYLLIGPDEGEAARIRAMAEANPDVDLHWLGPATSGDVGRAMASAALYVLPARDEPFGLTLLEAVAQGTPVVADTSSPLGRELQNAGVARLFDGSAEDLSATIRSAVDDRALRERAKAHGARIVAAGWGLDRLGENLEQIYGQAVAM; translated from the coding sequence ATGGTGAATGACGGTCGCCCACTGCGCATATTGCACATCGTGGGGCACGTCTCTCCCGCGCGAAGGTATGGCGGGCCGAACTCGGTGGCGATCGCGCAGGCAACGGCCCTGCGCTCCCGAGGACATGAAGTAACGATCGTCGCGGGCTCGGAAGGGTACGAGCTCGGCCGAACGGAAATTGATGGTATCTCCGCGGTTCTCTTCCCCTCCGTGCCGACCGTGACTCGGTCTTTCGCCCATCGAACTGCGCCAGGGCTTCGGACGTGGGTCAGGCGGAACTCGCAAGCTTTCGATATATCCCATGTTCACCTTGCGCGAGACTTCGTCACGACTCGCGCGGCGGCGGCCCTCAAGGCTCCAATGGTTGTGCAGCCTCACGGGATGCTCACCCGACGGTCGCTATCCCATGCCGCTTTTGACAAGCTGGTCACCCGGCGACTCGTCGCCCGCGCGCGGATGGTGATGGCGCTGAATCCGCTGGAACTCTCCCAGTTGCGCAACGACTTCATTGGAATCGCCGCCTGCGTAGTGACCAATGCTGTGGCCGTCAAACCCGAGGTCAGGAAGGACGACGACCCACCGACCATCCTTTACTTGGCACGGCTCCACGAGCGCAAGCGCCCCGAAGTGTTTGCGCGGGCGGCGATCATCTCGCGTCGAGAGGGTCTTGTCGCCAGGTATTTGCTAATCGGCCCCGACGAGGGGGAGGCGGCACGGATCCGCGCGATGGCGGAGGCAAACCCCGATGTCGATCTCCACTGGCTGGGACCCGCTACGAGTGGAGACGTAGGTCGGGCAATGGCTTCGGCAGCGCTCTATGTCTTGCCTGCGCGCGATGAGCCGTTTGGGCTCACGCTCCTAGAGGCAGTGGCGCAGGGCACCCCGGTCGTGGCGGACACGAGCTCGCCGCTCGGACGCGAACTTCAAAACGCGGGTGTCGCGCGCCTGTTCGATGGTTCTGCCGAGGATCTGTCAGCGACGATCCGCAGTGCAGTCGATGACCGAGCACTGCGGGAACGCGCGAAAGCTCACGGCGCTCGCATTGTTGCCGCCGGGTGGGGACTCGACCGCTTGGGCGAGAACCTCGAGCAGATATACGGTCAGGCGGTGGCGATGTGA
- a CDS encoding glycosyltransferase, which translates to MPFFDGLVERLRGDEIELRVFAGGPPSSQAARKDASSTNPWERRIDSRELSLFGRVISAPRVPADFFDSNGVIVGLVGSQLHPYMAMLRRRLGGARLGVWGHVASYVAPPNALDMHLERMMLRTADQVFAYTPSGAEFAREQGAEAGRVTTVMNSVDTSGLLVEIQRLSEGGALALGGVVPGRRYLAYIGGLDQSKRIDFLAQSLDRLWTRDRSVVLLVAGRGDQESLLRRAIERGQVIMVGYADDRLLAQLAAAASAIVMPGRIGLVAVHALAMGLPILTVDWPYHAPEFEYLTPGESVHVLANDVDAFAQAMSWDWGRSDPKAARWAFPTLDEMVRNFATGVCRMLDT; encoded by the coding sequence GTGCCGTTCTTCGACGGCCTCGTCGAGCGGCTTCGGGGGGACGAGATCGAGTTGCGCGTATTTGCTGGCGGGCCGCCTTCGTCGCAGGCGGCCCGAAAGGATGCCAGTTCAACCAACCCGTGGGAACGACGCATCGACTCGCGGGAGCTGTCGCTGTTTGGCCGCGTCATTTCAGCTCCCCGGGTCCCAGCAGACTTCTTCGATTCGAACGGCGTAATTGTTGGGCTCGTTGGATCCCAGCTGCACCCCTATATGGCTATGCTGCGGCGCCGCCTGGGCGGCGCACGCCTTGGGGTCTGGGGTCACGTCGCTTCATATGTCGCGCCACCGAACGCGCTTGACATGCACCTCGAGCGGATGATGCTCCGAACAGCGGATCAGGTCTTCGCTTATACGCCGAGCGGCGCGGAGTTCGCGCGCGAACAGGGCGCTGAGGCGGGTCGGGTCACCACGGTAATGAACTCGGTGGACACTTCCGGTCTACTGGTCGAAATCCAGCGGCTGAGCGAGGGCGGTGCGCTCGCACTCGGCGGGGTGGTCCCGGGGCGCCGCTACCTTGCCTATATCGGCGGCCTGGACCAGAGCAAACGGATCGATTTTCTCGCCCAGTCGCTCGATCGCCTTTGGACGCGTGACCGATCAGTCGTGCTCCTCGTCGCTGGCCGTGGTGACCAGGAATCTCTTCTTCGAAGGGCGATTGAGCGTGGTCAGGTAATCATGGTGGGGTACGCCGATGACCGGCTGCTCGCCCAGCTGGCGGCGGCCGCTTCGGCAATCGTCATGCCGGGAAGGATCGGCCTCGTCGCGGTCCACGCGCTCGCCATGGGGCTACCCATTCTCACTGTGGACTGGCCCTATCACGCACCTGAGTTCGAGTACTTAACCCCCGGCGAGTCTGTGCATGTACTCGCGAACGACGTTGACGCGTTTGCCCAAGCCATGTCATGGGACTGGGGGCGAAGCGATCCAAAGGCGGCCCGGTGGGCGTTTCCGACCCTCGACGAGATGGTTCGGAACTTCGCGACGGGAGTCTGTCGAATGCTCGACACCTGA
- a CDS encoding O-antigen polysaccharide polymerase Wzy produces the protein MLVIIIVVLLLGYSWAPSDSRGTRPLFSAYSTVLLAFAIYIPFPATLILIAGDYTWATGYYSEQLLAATLGVSLIALVAFIVGNVLARGRNRLTETPESRLTAHTSEVLLVLMVLVGVAMKVALVLGGGGVENALIRLSSFASVAANVEEFGADEIGLRTLSGVADGAATWGLVQGLRDRRRVFPWTIVFVAVLAMSYFTIGKRLLLILPLVCVAVAVHNYVRPITVRLLPLAFGLILVAGLSTLFARIFLPAAAAGVAIDLNQIKYADGSALAFYFYSLEFSTVEMISVAIRDATNIASLFGGSASAFITTNLVPFLYSIPRSIWPGKPAVFYDVSYGVSAALGATPFEDPTVGYASTAIGTSYIVGGVLGVIAVMFVFGMVTARVDRSLHVAEWSIARTMFYAVAVVIAFHFFRQGTLAWTFIVSIVQQYGLLLAFGVAAVAAIPRRARRLDLVSGRSDS, from the coding sequence TTGCTGGTCATCATCATCGTGGTCCTGCTCCTCGGGTACAGTTGGGCGCCATCCGACTCGCGGGGCACCAGGCCACTGTTCTCGGCGTATTCAACGGTCCTGCTCGCGTTCGCCATCTACATTCCGTTTCCAGCGACGTTGATACTCATCGCCGGCGACTATACGTGGGCAACCGGTTACTACTCGGAGCAGTTGCTCGCGGCGACTCTCGGCGTCTCGCTGATTGCGTTGGTGGCGTTCATTGTGGGCAACGTTCTTGCTCGAGGACGCAACCGACTGACCGAGACTCCTGAGAGCCGACTAACTGCTCACACCTCCGAAGTTTTGCTTGTACTGATGGTCCTGGTGGGCGTGGCCATGAAGGTCGCCCTCGTGTTGGGCGGGGGTGGGGTCGAGAACGCCCTCATTCGGTTGTCGTCCTTCGCCAGCGTCGCAGCCAACGTTGAAGAGTTCGGTGCCGACGAGATTGGACTGCGAACGCTCTCAGGAGTCGCTGATGGCGCGGCGACCTGGGGGCTGGTGCAAGGCCTCCGCGACAGACGCAGAGTCTTTCCCTGGACGATCGTCTTCGTCGCAGTCCTCGCGATGAGTTACTTCACCATCGGCAAACGACTGCTGCTGATCCTGCCCCTGGTCTGCGTCGCCGTTGCCGTTCACAACTATGTGCGCCCGATCACTGTCCGGCTACTTCCGCTTGCCTTCGGACTAATTCTTGTCGCTGGTCTTTCGACCCTCTTCGCGAGGATCTTCCTTCCCGCCGCCGCCGCGGGGGTGGCTATCGATCTGAACCAGATTAAATATGCTGATGGATCTGCTCTGGCCTTCTACTTCTACTCGCTGGAGTTTTCGACAGTCGAAATGATCTCAGTTGCGATCCGCGACGCGACGAACATTGCGAGCCTGTTCGGTGGATCGGCATCCGCGTTCATTACGACGAATCTCGTGCCGTTTCTCTACTCGATCCCGCGTTCGATCTGGCCAGGCAAGCCAGCCGTTTTCTATGACGTCTCATACGGCGTGAGTGCAGCGTTAGGCGCGACGCCCTTCGAGGACCCAACGGTCGGGTACGCGTCGACGGCGATCGGCACTTCCTACATCGTGGGAGGGGTGCTCGGAGTGATCGCCGTGATGTTCGTGTTCGGAATGGTGACGGCCCGCGTAGATCGCTCCCTGCATGTCGCCGAGTGGTCCATCGCGCGCACGATGTTCTATGCGGTGGCGGTCGTGATCGCTTTCCATTTCTTCAGACAGGGCACGCTGGCATGGACGTTCATCGTCTCGATCGTGCAGCAGTATGGCCTTCTCTTGGCATTCGGTGTGGCAGCGGTCGCTGCGATCCCTCGTCGGGCACGGCGACTCGATCTCGTTTCCGGTAGGAGTGACTCATGA